From a single Nymphaea colorata isolate Beijing-Zhang1983 chromosome 4, ASM883128v2, whole genome shotgun sequence genomic region:
- the LOC116252187 gene encoding octanoyltransferase LIP2p, chloroplastic-like, with protein sequence MNMLSLELHGFSPLHASYDHKSHSKRQLYVAALDNVVKDEKNTSRSGCVRRRCECYDLHNELIPYDRAWLWQKSIVQKKQSLMVNDKDDSDLVIVLQHPSVYTLGTGSSDKFLHFSLEDPPYEVYRTDRGGEVTYHGPGQLVMYPIINLRYHKMDLHWYLRSLEEVIIRVLSSFSVKASRIDGLTGVWVGNQKVAAIGIHVSKWIAYHGLALNVATDLTAFRHIVPCGISNREVGSLQDILGGSTICDSDELMNITYKALLEEFCEVFEFNLQPNASYFGSLLVVD encoded by the exons ATGAATATGTTAAGTCTGGAACTTCATGGCTTTTCTCCTCTACATGCAAGTTATGATCATAAAAGCCActcaaaaaggcaactatatgTGGCAGCTTTAGACAATGTGGTGAAGGATGAGAAGAATACTTCTAGAAGTGGTTGTGTGAGGAGAAG GTGTGAATGCTATGACTTGCACAACGAACTTATTCCTTACGACAGGGCATGGTTGTGGCAAAAATCAATAGTCCAGAAGAAGCAGAGTTTGATGGTGAATGACAAAGATGACTCAGACTTGGTCATTGTCCTGCAACATCCTTCAGTTTATACATTGGGCACTGGTAGCTCAGATAAATTTTTGCATTTCAGCCTAGAGGATCCTCCATATGAAGTATACAGGACTGACCGTGGTGGCGAGGTTACATATCATGGTCCAGGGCAG CTTGTTATGTACCCAATCATCAATCTGAGGTACCACAAGATGGATCTCCACTGGTATCTTAGATCACTGGAAGAGGTAATTATCCGAGTTCTGTCATCATTTTCAGTTAAAGCATCGAGGATTGATGGCTTAACCGGTGTTTGGGTTg GCAATCAAAAGGTGGCTGCTATTGGTATTCACGTGTCTAAGTGGATAGCTTATCATGGCCTGGCACTGAATGTTGCCACTGACCTCACTGCCTTCAGGCACATTGTTCCCTGTGGTATAAGCAACCGTGAAGTTGGCAGCCTCCAAGACATTTTGGGAGGATCTACTATATGTGACTCAGATGAGCTAATGAATATCACATATAAAGCTTTGCTTGAGGAATTCTGCGAGGTTTTTGAGTTTAACTTGCAGCCAAACGCTTCATATTTTGGGTCACTTCTAGTGGTAGATTAA
- the LOC116253394 gene encoding BTB/POZ domain-containing protein At5g66560-like yields the protein MASEKVGSRGQAWFCTTGLPSDVIVEVEDMAFHLHKFPLMSKSGRLHRMITDLEVSMHRWGERDEEAEDDDEEETESYLLSLPGFPGGTEAFEIAAKFCYGVKVELTASNVAPLRCAAEYLEMTEEHGAGNLAAKTEAFLNQTVLRSLKDAIRTLSTCERLLPEAEDLGISRRCIDAIAIKAGTDPSLFGWPVAEGASGELASPSGSVTLSGFETGRRRRGPVRSAWWYDELTVLGLPFFKRVIAAMIAREVCPESIEGSLVSYAKKFIPGLSRRNRGASSSLSAAVASEDEQRELLETVVSHMTVRKSSNPSTTTKLLFGLLRTANILSASEDCRETLERKIAAQLDQATLDDLLLPSYSYLIETLYDIDCVERILGYFLEGCGGAGSGDGEAGEDEEDEEDGRFENSPGMNPVMVVAKLMDGYLAEIASDGNLKPEKFYELAVALPDHARVYDDGLYRAIDVYLKAHPWISDDEREKICGMMDCQKLTLEACTHAAQNERLPLRVVVQVLFFEQLQLRNAIAGSFAGTDVSMPLMPDSARPSRLQDHIGFLGQSPAGQPWQPNSRDNQGLRLDMDSMKARVHELERECSTMRRAIRKIDKTSRGGNGGGSGSGSGVGAGCGGVVDGEIGGNGGWSSFTKKFGCKFKTQVCDSHERTWVESRKGNHHRNSSLL from the exons ATGGCGTCGGAGAAGGTCGGGTCGAGGGGGCAGGCCTG GTTCTGTACCACGGGACTGCCTAGCGACGTCATAGTAGAGGTGGAAGACATGGCCTTTCATCTCCATAAG TTTCCATTGATGTCGAAGAGCGGGAGGCTGCACAGGATGATAACGGATCTAGAGGTCTCGATGCACcggtggggagagagagacgaggaggCAGAGGATGACGACGAGGAGGAGACGGAGTCATATTTGCTGAGCCTCCCGGGCTTTCCTGGTGGCACCGAGGCGTTTGAGATCGCCGCAAAGTTCTGCTACGGCGTGAAGGTGGAGCTCACGGCGTCGAACGTTGCCCCTCTCCGCTGCGCGGCGGAGTACCTGGAGATGACAGAGGAGCACGGCGCCGGTAACCTCGCTGCGAAGACGGAGGCGTTCCTGAACCAGACGGTGCTTCGAAGCCTCAAGGACGCCATCAGGACACTGAGCACGTGCGAGCGGCTCCTGCCGGAGGCAGAGGATCTCGGTATCAGCAGGCGGTGCATTGACGCCATTGCCATCAAGGCCGGCACCGATCCTTCCCTCTTTGGATGGCCGGTCGCTGAGGGGGCTTCCGGCGAGCTGGCGAGCCCCAGCGGCAGCGTAACGTTGAGCGGGTTCGAGACTGGTCGCCGGCGCCGGGGTCCGGTGAGGTCTGCCTGGTGGTACGACGAGCTCACCGTTCTGGGTCTGCCTTTCTTCAAAAGAGTCATTGCCGCCATGATAGCTCGCGAAGTATGCCCCGAGAGCATCGAAGGATCGCTGGTGAGCTACGCCAAGAAATTCATCCCTGGCCTCTCGCGGCGAAACAGGGGAGCATCCTCCTCTCTCTCCGCTGCCGTCGCCTCGGAGGACGAGCAGAGGGAGCTCTTGGAGACGGTGGTCAGCCATATGACGGTCAGGAAGAGCAGCAACCCGTCGACGACGACGAAGCTTCTGTTCGGTTTGCTCCGGACGGCAAATATCCTGAGCGCGTCGGAGGACTGCCGAGAGACGCTAGAAAGAAAGATCGCGGCGCAGCTGGACCAGGCGACCCTGGACGACCTGCTCCTCCCCAGCTACTCCTATCTGATCGAGACCCTCTACGACATCGATTGTGTGGAGAGGATTCTCGGGTATTTTCTCGAAGGGTGCGGTGGCGCTGGTTCCGGTGATGGAGAGGCCGGGGAGGACGAGGAAGACGAAGAGGACGGCAGGTTCGAGAATTCGCCGGGGATGAATCCGGTGATGGTGGTCGCCAAGTTGATGGATGGATACCTGGCAGAAATTGCGTCCGACGGCAACCTGAAGCCGGAGAAGTTCTACGAGCTCGCCGTCGCGCTTCCCGACCACGCCAGGGTCTACGACGACGGCCTCTATCGTGCCATCGACGTCTACCTCAAG GCACATCCGTGGATCTCAGACGACGAAAGGGAGAAGATATGCGGCATGATGGACTGCCAGAAGCTCACGCTTGAAGCCTGCACCCATGCTGCGCAGAATGAGAGGCTACCTCTCAGGGTTGTGGTGCAAGTTCTCTTCTTTGAGCAGCTTCAGCTCCGCAATGCCATCGCGGGATCCTTTGCTGGCACGGATGTTTCGATGCCATTGATGCCGGATTCAGCCCGGCCATCGCGTCTTCAAGATCACATTGGTTTTCTGGGTCAATCCCCTGCCGGGCAACCATGGCAGCCCAATTCAAGGGACAATCAGGGACTCCGGCTTGACATGGACAGCATGAAGGCTCGAGTGCATGAGCTAGAGCGCGAGTGCTCCACGATGAGACGGGCTATCCGGAAGATTGATAAGACCAGCAGAGGTGGCAATGGTGGTGGTAGTGGCAGCGGTAGTGGTGTTGGCGCTGGCTGTGGTGGCGTTGTTGACGGCGAAATTGGTGGAAATGGTGGATGGAGCTCATTTACTAAGAAGTTTGGTTGCAAGTTCAAGACTCAAGTGTGTGATTCACATGAAAGAACTTGGGTAGAATCCAGAAAAGGGAACCATCATCGTAACTCATCTCTTTTGTGA